The genomic window CGGCCTTCGAGAAGGCCATCAGCCTGCGGTCGACCTACTTCGCCAAGGCCCAGGAGAATCTCAAGAAGGCGGAATCGGCCATCACGGCCCGCCCGACGGTCCAGTGAGAAAGGAGCTCCGTCCATGACAGCCGCGAAAATCGCCATCACCCGGTCCATCGAGGAAACGGGCGTCCGCAAGAACCTGCTCGAGGACCTCGCCCTCAAGACGGTCTACGTCGTGGGCGAGATCTCCCTCGTGGAGCTCGCCCGGAGCATGGGGCTGTCCTACCGGGTGGCGGAGGAGCTCTTCCAGCGCCTGCGCAGGGAGCATCTGTGCCAGGTCACGGGCATGACGGGGGGCACGCACCGCATCGAAACCACGTCCGGCGGCAAGACGAGGGCCCTCGAGCTGCTGGCGCACAACCAGTACGTGGGCCCCGCACCCGTGTCGCTCGAGGACTACACGGACCGCATCGAGGCGCAGAGCGTGCGCCGCATCCGGGTCACGCCGGAGGATGTCCGCTATGCCTTCCAGGAATGGGTGCTCGACGACGAGATGCTCGACCGTCTGGGTGTCGCCGCGACCTCGGGCCGGGGCATCTTCCTGTACGGGCCCACCGGCACGGGCAAGACGACGATCGCCCTGTCGCTCACGCGCCTCTTCGACCTGGACCCCGTCTGGGTGCCCTACGCCGTGGAGGTGGACGGGCAGATCATCACGGTCTATGACCCCGTCCTGCACCAGCGCATCGAGCTGGACGCGGACCCCGAGCAGGACGGCCGCTGGGTGAAGTGCCAGAGGCCGCGGATGATGGTGGGCGGGGAGCTGACGATCGAGATGCTCGATTTGCAGTTCAACGCCGCGACGCGCTTCTACTCGGGGCCGGTGCAGATGAAGGCCAACAACGGCATCCTGATCATCGACGACTTCGGCCGCCAGCGCGTGAGCCCCGAGGAGCTGCTCAACCGCTGGGTCGTGCCGCTCGACCGCCGCGTGGACTTCCTGACCCTGGCGGGCGGCAAGAAGATCGAGATCCCCTTCGACATGCTCGTCGTCTTCGCCACGAATCTCGACCCGGCCCGCCTGGTGGACGAGGCCTTCCTGCGGCGCATCCAGACGAAGATCAAGGTCGACCCCCTGAAGCCCGACCAGTTCCGCGAAGTGTTCATGCGCCTGTGCCTGAAGCACGACCTGGATTACGAGCCGGCCCTGGCCGACGAGCTGATCCGGATCATCACACAGGAGAGAGGGGAGCCCCTGCGGGCCTGTTACCCCAGGGACATTATCCAGCAGATTCTCTGGGCGGCCCAGTATCGCCGGGAGAGGCCGCGGCTCGACCGCCAGGCCATCGAGGCCGCCTGCAACAACTACTTCCTGGCGCTCTGATTTCGAGGGATGGCCCCGGGCCCCTGCCACGGCCCGGGGCGAGACGTAGACGGATAATGCAAGACGGAAGATCATGCATTCCGGGGTCCGTTGCCGGCTCCGGATCCGCAGGGTTGGTGCATCCTCGCCTTCCGGATCCTTTATCCTCTGTCGACGTCTCCCCGATCTGACAGGCTGCGGTTTGCTTTTCGACGGGTGCCCCGGCCCGGGATTCGCCCCGGGCGGCGTGAAGCCGGTGCCTTTGCATGGGCCCGCGCTTTTACGAACACGCGGAGGATCCCGTCGGGGACCTGTCTGTGCGGAGCATGCGCGCAATGAAAAGCAAGACAATCGTTCATCGTGACCAACGGCGGGCCCAGAAGCGGACCCCGCCGAATCCTGATCGATCCGGGAGGTAGCCCATGACCGTGCGGAGAAACCAGAAAGGAGCCTCTGCCGTCGAATTCGCGATCATTCTCCCTGTCCTTGTCGCCTTGTTCTTCGGCATCGTCGATTTCGGCCTGCTGATCTACGACAAGCAGGTCATCACAAACGCCAGCCGTGAGGGGGCCCGCGCGGGTATCGTGCAGAGAATCCCAAGGATGTCCGTCGCCGACATCACCGGCGTGGTGAATGCCTACGCCGCGAACAATCTCGTCACGTTC from Syntrophaceae bacterium includes these protein-coding regions:
- a CDS encoding AAA family ATPase, with protein sequence MTAAKIAITRSIEETGVRKNLLEDLALKTVYVVGEISLVELARSMGLSYRVAEELFQRLRREHLCQVTGMTGGTHRIETTSGGKTRALELLAHNQYVGPAPVSLEDYTDRIEAQSVRRIRVTPEDVRYAFQEWVLDDEMLDRLGVAATSGRGIFLYGPTGTGKTTIALSLTRLFDLDPVWVPYAVEVDGQIITVYDPVLHQRIELDADPEQDGRWVKCQRPRMMVGGELTIEMLDLQFNAATRFYSGPVQMKANNGILIIDDFGRQRVSPEELLNRWVVPLDRRVDFLTLAGGKKIEIPFDMLVVFATNLDPARLVDEAFLRRIQTKIKVDPLKPDQFREVFMRLCLKHDLDYEPALADELIRIITQERGEPLRACYPRDIIQQILWAAQYRRERPRLDRQAIEAACNNYFLAL
- a CDS encoding pilus assembly protein; the encoded protein is MTVRRNQKGASAVEFAIILPVLVALFFGIVDFGLLIYDKQVITNASREGARAGIVQRIPRMSVADITGVVNAYAANNLVTFGSRTSPVTTVPSGSCAAFGQDLEVNVSYNYNFLALTTITINARTVMKCE